One region of Thiorhodovibrio frisius genomic DNA includes:
- the rpsR gene encoding 30S ribosomal protein S18, producing MSRFFRRKRYCRFTAEGITEIDYKDLNLLKSFISESGKIVPSRITGTSARYQRQLAVAVKRARYLALLPYTDSH from the coding sequence ATGTCCCGTTTTTTTCGTCGCAAGCGCTATTGTCGGTTCACTGCCGAGGGAATTACCGAGATCGACTACAAAGACCTGAACCTGCTCAAGTCTTTCATCAGCGAATCGGGCAAGATCGTTCCCAGTCGCATTACCGGAACCTCGGCTCGTTATCAGCGTCAGCTCGCTGTCGCGGTCAAGCGCGCCCGATACCTGGCCCTGCTGCCTTACACCGATAGCCATTGA
- the rplI gene encoding 50S ribosomal protein L9, with translation MDVILLKKVAGLGALGDKVSVRSGYGRNYLLPGGFAVSATADNLKAFEERRAELEREAAEALAAAESRKAKLDSLRVTIGRKAGEEGRLFGSVGTADIAEAVSEAAKIEVLRSEVRLPDGPLRAVGEFSVNLRLHADLDCDVVIEVVAAD, from the coding sequence GTGGATGTCATTTTGCTCAAAAAAGTCGCTGGCCTAGGTGCGCTTGGCGATAAGGTTTCCGTGCGATCCGGGTACGGGCGCAATTACCTGCTGCCGGGTGGTTTTGCTGTCTCAGCGACCGCAGACAATCTCAAAGCCTTCGAGGAACGTCGTGCCGAGCTTGAGCGCGAAGCAGCCGAGGCGCTGGCGGCGGCAGAGTCGCGCAAGGCCAAGCTCGATAGTCTGCGCGTGACCATCGGGCGTAAAGCGGGTGAGGAGGGTCGACTGTTCGGCTCGGTGGGTACGGCCGATATTGCCGAGGCGGTGAGCGAGGCAGCCAAGATCGAGGTCTTGCGCAGCGAGGTGCGTCTCCCCGACGGCCCCCTGCGCGCAGTCGGTGAGTTCAGTGTGAATTTGCGCCTGCACGCGGATCTGGACTGTGACGTGGTCATTGAGGTTGTTGCCGCAGATTGA
- a CDS encoding metal-dependent hydrolase, translated as MANFQTHLGVGTAVVGTAALAIHTQGLADFSQTQWLLALGVAASLLPDIDADDSRPVRAFFGLLGLVLGFVIASRLRDHFRLLELALVWAGVWLLVNFPLRLFFARLTVHRGSFHSLLMALAIALFVVIGADRWFAFEPAFSWLVGGFVLLGYLTHLVLDEIASVDLLGNRVKRSFGTAIKPLSLRAWPLSLLLLGLIGVGALLVPDPAPLVQFLQLPGIFERLPEMLPASFG; from the coding sequence ATGGCGAATTTTCAGACGCACCTTGGGGTGGGCACAGCCGTGGTGGGCACCGCTGCGCTTGCCATTCACACCCAGGGGCTGGCGGATTTTAGTCAGACACAATGGTTGTTGGCCTTGGGTGTAGCGGCCAGTCTGCTGCCCGACATTGACGCGGACGACTCGCGTCCAGTGCGCGCCTTTTTTGGGCTCTTGGGGCTGGTGCTTGGCTTTGTCATTGCAAGCCGTCTAAGAGACCATTTCCGCCTGTTGGAGCTCGCGCTGGTCTGGGCGGGCGTCTGGCTCTTGGTCAATTTTCCGCTGCGGCTGTTTTTTGCCCGACTGACCGTCCATCGCGGCAGCTTTCATTCCTTGCTGATGGCCCTTGCCATCGCGCTGTTCGTGGTAATCGGCGCAGATCGCTGGTTTGCCTTCGAGCCTGCATTTAGTTGGCTGGTTGGTGGTTTCGTTCTGCTCGGATACCTCACCCACCTGGTGCTGGATGAGATTGCCAGCGTCGATCTGCTCGGCAATCGCGTCAAGCGCTCGTTTGGAACCGCCATTAAACCGCTCAGTCTGCGCGCCTGGCCGCTGTCTCTGCTGCTACTCGGCCTAATTGGGGTCGGGGCTTTGCTCGTGCCTGATCCTGCCCCTCTGGTCCAATTTCTGCAACTTCCTGGTATCTTTGAGAGGTTGCCGGAGATGCTGCCCGCAAGTTTTGGCTAA